The segment GGTGATTGGCAAGTTTGGCAGCAAAGGTTGTCTTACCGGAACCCTGTAAGCCGGCAATTAATACAACAGCAGGATTTCCTTTTAAATTAATGTCCTGCATTGTTGTTCCCATCAATTCAGTCAATTGGTCACTAACAATTTTGACCAACAATTCACCGGGTGAAACCGCGATTAAAACTTCCTGCCCTAACGCTTTTTCTCTGATCGCGTCTGATACTGATTTGGCAACTTTGTAATTAACGTCTGCCTCTACCAGCGCCCTTCTTATTTCTTTTACCGTTTGCGCTACGTTTATTTCAGTGATCGTAGCAGTGCCTTTTAAAGTTTTTATGGCACGGTCGAGTTTAGTGGATAGGTTTTCGAACATATTACATAAAGTTAATAACAGTTAACAACAGTTAACAACAGTTAACAACGGTTGCTTAAAACACTGCTTTTTTGCAATATGCTCTTTTTTTTCAAGATTAAGCATATGAAAAAGTAACCGATATTAACCATTATTAACCGCTATTAACTGTTTTTAACCATATTCAGGTTAATTCGTTTTTAAGTTGTTTATTATTCGTATATTAGCATCGGGCTTATTAGTATAAAAATGAAAACAATCCTGATCGTAAACGCAAATATAGTAAATGAAGGGAAAATATTCAATTCAGACCTATTAATAAAAGATGGGTTCATTCACAGAATTGATAAGCAAATTGCTGAAAAGGCTGACATTACGATCAATGCCGAAGGTAAATTCGTGCTTCCGGGCATTATTGACGATCAGGTTCATTTCAGGGAACCCGGTCTTACACACAAAGCCGACATCTATAGTGAATCAAAAGCAGCCGTAGCCGGAGGTGTTACCAGCTACTTCGAAATGCCCAATACTACGCCTCGCGCTTTAACACAACAACTGCTGGAAGAGAAATACCACATTGCTGCCAGGAGATCGTTAGCCAACTATTCCTTCTACATGGGCACATCTAACGACAATATTGAAGAAGCGCTAAAAACCGATCCTTCCACTGTCTGCGGCATTAAAATTTTTATGGGTTCATCTACCGGAAATATGCTGGTTGATGATGAAAAAACCTTAAAAAGACTATTCGATAAAGCCCCATTGCTTATTGCTACCCATTGTGAAGACGAAAAAACTATATTAAGGAATCTTAAAAAATACGAAAAAAAATACGGGGAAAACATACCTGTAAAATGCCATCCTGAAATAAGAAGTGTAGATGCCTGTTTCAAATCTTCCTCATTTGCTGTAAACTTAGCAAAACAATATGGCACCCGGCTGCACATATTACATATTTCAACAGAAGAGGAATTAGCGCTTTTTGAAAACAATATTCCACTCGAAGTAAAGAATATTACAGCAGAAGTGTGTGTCCATCACCTTTGGTTTGATAATAGTGATTATGATGATCTGGGAACACGAATTAAATGTAATCCCGCAATTAAAGAAGCAAGACACAAAAAGGCTTTACTCAAAGCATTATTAGATGACAGGTTAGACATTATCGCTACCGACCATGCTCCACACACCATAGACGAAAAACAAAACTACTACAAAGATGCGCCTTCGGGAATTCCCCTGATACAAGATTCATTAAATATTATGCTGGAATTTTATCAACAGAGAAAAATAACCCTTGAGAAAATAGTGGAAAAAATGTGCCATGCACCGGCAATTTGTTTTAATATCGACAAAAGGGGCTTTATTCGTGAAGGATTTTGGGCGGACCTTGTAATCGTAGATCTAAACGCATCCAGGAAAGTAAAAAAAGAAAATATTTACTATAAATGCGGGTGGTCTCCTTTTGATGGAAAACTTTTTTCTTCCGGTATCACTCATACGATCGTATCAGGCCACCTCGTCTATGATAACGGGAAATTCGATGAATCCGGGAAAGGAATGAGACTTGAGTTTGATAATAAATAAATTTCCTTTTTATGAAAATAGAGATTCTTATATTGGCTCTGTTGAGTCCACTACGGGGATCAGTGCAGCTTACCAGGTTCTAAAATGGTTAACCGTACGCACTAACCTGGCAAATCTTTATATGAGCCGCGCTAAATGGGATGGTCAGGAAGACCCTAATTCAGGATTATACGCAATTAACGGAATGATAGGCGCTACACTTCTATTCAAAAATAGATTGGTCATTACCCCCGGGTTTCGTTATCCCATATATCAACGCACCCTTACTATTGAAGGTGATACTTTTGAATTTGGACCTACTTTTTTGCTGAATGTATCATTTTTTACACGACTCCGGGATTAACTAAATTGAATTAATATTCTACCAATTTCCTGGTATAAACCTTACCTGAGTTCCCTTCGCGGTCGTTTACAGTCAATTTAAGTATATAAACTCCGGATGAATAACCAACCTGCCTGGCGCTGAAACTATACTGATAATTCCCAA is part of the Cytophagales bacterium genome and harbors:
- a CDS encoding dihydroorotase, with translation MKTILIVNANIVNEGKIFNSDLLIKDGFIHRIDKQIAEKADITINAEGKFVLPGIIDDQVHFREPGLTHKADIYSESKAAVAGGVTSYFEMPNTTPRALTQQLLEEKYHIAARRSLANYSFYMGTSNDNIEEALKTDPSTVCGIKIFMGSSTGNMLVDDEKTLKRLFDKAPLLIATHCEDEKTILRNLKKYEKKYGENIPVKCHPEIRSVDACFKSSSFAVNLAKQYGTRLHILHISTEEELALFENNIPLEVKNITAEVCVHHLWFDNSDYDDLGTRIKCNPAIKEARHKKALLKALLDDRLDIIATDHAPHTIDEKQNYYKDAPSGIPLIQDSLNIMLEFYQQRKITLEKIVEKMCHAPAICFNIDKRGFIREGFWADLVIVDLNASRKVKKENIYYKCGWSPFDGKLFSSGITHTIVSGHLVYDNGKFDESGKGMRLEFDNK